One genomic segment of Balneolaceae bacterium includes these proteins:
- the secG gene encoding preprotein translocase subunit SecG, with protein sequence MLYGIIISLITLICILLIVVILLQPGQKEGLSGGLAAGMAGGSSMGARRTADLLSKTTAILAGLFLGLSVLANFAIDSEETNQSTIQQQSNFGEPVEQQDFSVPSETESAVPQQPQNQGSSNEEGN encoded by the coding sequence ATGCTATACGGAATTATCATATCGCTGATTACTTTAATCTGTATTTTACTGATTGTAGTAATCTTATTACAACCCGGCCAAAAAGAGGGATTGTCGGGTGGACTGGCTGCCGGAATGGCCGGCGGCTCTTCGATGGGAGCAAGACGAACAGCCGATCTTTTATCGAAAACCACTGCAATTCTCGCAGGGCTTTTTCTCGGATTAAGTGTACTTGCTAATTTTGCCATTGACAGCGAGGAAACGAATCAGAGCACGATTCAACAGCAGTCTAATTTTGGTGAACCGGTTGAACAACAAGATTTTTCGGTTCCGTCTGAAACAGAATCAGCTGTTCCGCAACAGCCGCAGAATCAGGGATCTTCTAATGAAGAAGGTAACTAA
- a CDS encoding SAM-dependent chlorinase/fluorinase gives MSPIITLTTDFGNQDHYVSVMKAVILDIIPDVRFIDISHEIPPQDVMAGAWVVRNSAPYFPPGTVHLVVVDPGVGTDRAPVAIKIKDQLFVGPDNGIFSLIGEEFGYEAVKLENIKYWRQDQSSTFHGRDIFAPVAAHIANGVSLDELGDPLEKLVTYRWAIPISDKDGIQGWIVHIDRFGNLVSNIPSSLIKETIGDSRLKIYVGNTILDEIVPTFGAVPDGEPAAYIGSSDKLEIAINKGNAKQMLGVEKGAQISIVVQK, from the coding sequence ATGTCTCCCATAATTACACTTACAACCGACTTTGGAAACCAGGATCATTACGTAAGTGTAATGAAAGCGGTTATTCTGGATATTATACCGGATGTTCGCTTTATCGACATTTCCCATGAAATTCCACCACAGGATGTGATGGCCGGAGCCTGGGTGGTTCGCAACTCTGCACCCTATTTCCCGCCGGGAACCGTTCATCTTGTTGTCGTTGATCCGGGAGTGGGTACGGATCGTGCGCCTGTTGCTATCAAAATTAAAGATCAGCTATTTGTAGGCCCTGATAATGGAATATTTTCGCTGATTGGTGAAGAGTTTGGCTATGAAGCTGTTAAACTTGAAAACATAAAGTACTGGCGTCAAGATCAATCCTCCACATTTCACGGGCGTGATATTTTTGCCCCGGTGGCAGCACATATTGCAAACGGCGTTTCGCTTGATGAGTTAGGAGATCCTTTAGAAAAACTGGTAACCTATCGGTGGGCTATTCCCATTTCCGATAAAGACGGTATCCAGGGCTGGATTGTGCATATTGACCGGTTTGGGAATCTGGTTTCTAATATTCCCTCCTCTTTGATTAAAGAAACCATTGGCGATTCCCGCCTCAAAATCTACGTCGGCAATACTATTCTTGATGAGATTGTGCCCACCTTCGGAGCTGTGCCTGATGGTGAACCGGCAGCATACATTGGCAGTTCAGATAAACTGGAAATTGCCATCAACAAAGGAAATGCAAAACAGATGCTTGGTGTTGAGAAAGGTGCGCAAATATCGATCGTGGTTCAAAAATAA
- a CDS encoding acetate kinase has protein sequence MLVLVINCGSSSVKYDLIEVEEREELCHGIIERIGAVTSIVKHEPATGNRIKDTKVISNHGEALKEILDYLLSPEADIISSPSDIKAVGHRVVHGGEMFKDSVLIDKEVKYAIKQAFDLAPLHNPPNLKGIQAAQEKLPDIPHVAVFDTAFHQSIPPEAYMYGIPNRLYRRHKIRRYGFHGTSHYYVSRQYYKQIEKAKEKTKVITCHLGNGASIAAIEGGQSKDTSMGFTPLSGLVMGTRSGDLDPSILFYIVEKEELPLNSLHAMLNRHSGLLGLSGFASDMRDLISEAERGDRRCQQAIDVFCYNIKKYIGTYFATLNGCDAIIFTAGIGENSSLIREKSLENLESLGIEVDSNRNNSVKPGEIEKISSDTSKTDVYVIPTNEELVIAIDAAKIAEASDQSPWV, from the coding sequence ATGCTTGTATTAGTCATCAATTGCGGAAGTTCATCCGTAAAATACGACCTGATTGAAGTTGAAGAGAGAGAAGAACTTTGCCATGGAATAATTGAACGCATTGGCGCAGTTACATCCATCGTAAAACATGAACCGGCAACCGGCAACCGGATTAAAGACACAAAAGTAATTTCCAACCATGGAGAGGCACTAAAAGAGATCCTGGATTACCTGTTGAGCCCGGAAGCTGATATTATCTCTTCGCCATCTGATATTAAAGCTGTGGGGCACCGGGTTGTTCATGGCGGCGAAATGTTTAAGGATTCTGTATTGATTGACAAGGAAGTAAAATATGCCATCAAACAGGCGTTTGACCTGGCTCCCCTTCATAATCCGCCTAACTTGAAAGGAATTCAGGCTGCCCAGGAAAAATTGCCGGACATTCCGCATGTAGCTGTATTTGATACGGCTTTTCATCAGTCTATTCCGCCTGAAGCTTACATGTATGGTATTCCAAACCGGTTGTACCGCCGCCATAAAATCCGGCGCTATGGATTTCATGGAACCTCTCATTATTATGTGAGCCGGCAGTATTACAAACAGATTGAAAAGGCAAAAGAGAAGACCAAAGTAATTACCTGCCACCTTGGTAACGGGGCATCAATTGCGGCGATTGAAGGAGGACAGTCAAAAGATACATCGATGGGTTTTACGCCGTTGTCTGGACTGGTGATGGGAACCCGAAGCGGGGATCTGGATCCATCAATTTTGTTCTACATTGTGGAAAAAGAGGAGCTTCCGCTGAATAGTCTGCATGCTATGCTGAACCGCCACAGCGGACTGTTAGGCCTGAGTGGATTTGCCAGCGATATGCGGGATTTGATATCTGAAGCAGAACGGGGAGACCGGCGCTGCCAACAGGCAATTGATGTGTTTTGCTACAACATCAAAAAATATATCGGTACCTATTTTGCCACGCTGAATGGTTGTGATGCCATCATCTTTACGGCTGGAATCGGAGAGAACTCTTCATTGATCAGGGAAAAATCGCTCGAAAATCTCGAGTCACTTGGTATTGAGGTCGACTCAAACCGGAATAATTCAGTAAAACCGGGGGAGATCGAAAAAATAAGTTCAGATACTTCGAAAACAGATGTGTATGTAATACCCACAAACGAAGAATTGGTTATTGCGATTGACGCGGCAAAAATTGCAGAAGCGAGCGACCAAAGTCCGTGGGTTTGA
- a CDS encoding sodium/proline symporter, producing MDETQSLSIALDPYAIAAFAGYLLLLIGIGIYSSRFSSKGISEYFIGGRKMNRFVVALSAVVSGRSAWLLLGVTGMAYSRGPSAIWAVVGYIIVELFLFLYYARRLRNFTEKRNCITVPDFFAERFDDRNGYLRITIVVIFLLFMIGYVSAQFVAGGKAFASGFGLEQNTGIFITAVIVLAYTIVGGFLAVSLTDMLQAILMIFALVALPVIAIYDTGGLSQLLIQLSALDIAYVDPFAISAGAAIGFLGIGLGSPGNPHILARYMSIDDSRQLRFAAIIGTVWNVFMAWGAVFIGLAGRVFFPEVEMLPASDTENLFPFLAQQHLHPVLFGIVLASIFAAIMSTADSQLLVAASSVVRDLYDKIIKKNEIIPQKRLVLYSRSIVFLLVVLSLLFGFLAEELVFWLVLFAWAGLGAAIGPTSILALYWKGTTRAGIFAGMISGTLVTIGWYYIPVLKDSLYELIPGFTAALFATWIVSLFTEPAPKVEQAFEDMQDS from the coding sequence ATGGATGAAACTCAGTCTCTGTCCATTGCACTCGATCCCTACGCCATTGCAGCATTTGCCGGTTACCTGCTTCTTTTGATAGGAATCGGAATCTACTCCTCACGTTTCTCATCGAAAGGAATCAGCGAATATTTTATTGGCGGCAGGAAAATGAATCGATTCGTTGTAGCATTATCAGCTGTTGTATCGGGACGAAGTGCATGGCTTCTGCTTGGCGTAACCGGAATGGCATATTCCCGGGGCCCTTCGGCTATCTGGGCAGTCGTTGGCTATATTATTGTTGAGCTATTTCTTTTTCTCTACTATGCGCGCAGGCTGCGCAATTTTACTGAAAAGAGAAACTGCATTACTGTACCCGATTTTTTTGCGGAACGATTTGATGATCGAAATGGATATCTGCGCATCACGATCGTTGTCATATTTCTTCTTTTTATGATCGGCTACGTCTCTGCTCAGTTTGTGGCCGGCGGTAAAGCCTTCGCCTCCGGATTTGGGTTAGAACAAAATACCGGTATTTTCATTACAGCCGTTATAGTACTTGCATATACAATTGTTGGCGGATTTCTTGCTGTAAGCCTCACTGATATGCTCCAGGCCATCCTTATGATCTTTGCATTGGTTGCACTCCCGGTTATAGCGATTTACGATACCGGCGGACTCTCACAGTTGCTCATACAACTATCTGCATTGGATATTGCATATGTTGATCCATTTGCCATTTCAGCCGGTGCAGCTATTGGTTTTTTAGGAATTGGATTGGGTTCGCCCGGAAATCCTCATATCCTGGCGCGTTACATGTCGATCGATGATTCCAGGCAGCTTCGCTTTGCCGCCATTATCGGAACTGTTTGGAATGTATTTATGGCCTGGGGTGCGGTTTTCATCGGTTTAGCCGGACGTGTATTTTTCCCTGAAGTTGAGATGCTTCCCGCCAGCGATACCGAAAATCTCTTCCCGTTTTTAGCTCAGCAACATCTCCATCCCGTTCTTTTTGGAATTGTACTGGCATCTATATTTGCTGCCATCATGTCTACCGCCGATTCGCAGTTACTTGTAGCCGCTTCAAGTGTGGTACGGGATCTGTACGATAAAATTATCAAAAAGAACGAAATCATTCCGCAGAAACGCCTTGTGCTTTACAGCCGATCCATTGTTTTTCTATTAGTCGTACTTTCATTACTGTTTGGATTTCTTGCTGAGGAACTTGTTTTTTGGCTTGTGCTATTTGCCTGGGCCGGATTGGGAGCAGCCATCGGGCCAACGTCTATCCTGGCTCTCTACTGGAAAGGCACCACCCGGGCGGGAATCTTTGCCGGAATGATTTCAGGGACGCTCGTAACCATTGGCTGGTATTACATACCTGTGTTGAAAGACTCCTTATATGAGCTCATCCCGGGATTTACTGCAGCACTCTTCGCAACGTGGATCGTCAGTCTTTTTACAGAACCCGCTCCAAAAGTAGAACAGGCATTTGAAGATATGCAGGATTCCTAA
- a CDS encoding SOS response-associated peptidase family protein: MAKRVAFFASKEEVEEYYNIETNKEALFEPHYNLSPGHQLPVISLNEGEPDINRIRWGKMGASRAEQTTVKKEKVLEELKKDNVKRSIISLSGFFVWKDDQEKNHPFFVRLLNNAVMSVAGLYYDDDEPFVSLITTEANTLVQPMSPRMPLMFDRPTALQWLDVGMDISELLEEADNLFMLTDLSVLRVSKKVNDPTNNSAEIIQPIPK, from the coding sequence ATGGCTAAAAGAGTCGCATTTTTTGCATCCAAAGAAGAGGTTGAAGAGTATTACAATATAGAAACAAATAAAGAGGCATTGTTTGAACCTCACTACAATCTCTCTCCGGGTCATCAACTTCCGGTTATCTCTCTGAATGAAGGAGAGCCCGATATTAATCGAATTCGTTGGGGAAAGATGGGGGCAAGCCGGGCAGAACAAACCACTGTAAAAAAAGAGAAGGTTCTTGAGGAACTTAAAAAAGATAATGTTAAGCGATCTATTATATCGCTTAGTGGTTTTTTTGTCTGGAAAGATGACCAGGAAAAAAATCATCCCTTTTTCGTCCGGTTGTTGAATAATGCTGTAATGTCGGTAGCTGGACTATATTACGACGACGATGAACCGTTTGTGAGTCTCATTACTACCGAAGCCAACACCCTTGTTCAGCCAATGTCTCCCCGAATGCCTTTAATGTTCGATCGCCCGACGGCTCTTCAGTGGCTCGACGTAGGTATGGATATTTCTGAACTTCTTGAAGAGGCGGATAATCTGTTTATGCTTACCGACCTTTCTGTGCTTCGTGTAAGTAAAAAAGTGAATGACCCTACGAACAACAGTGCGGAGATCATTCAGCCGATTCCGAAGTAG
- a CDS encoding Nramp family divalent metal transporter: MSKSTLQGIKNSLGPGLIMAAAAIGVSHLVQSTRAGAEYGFALVWAVLLANIFKYPFLEFGPRYALATRKNLIRGYAKMSSLALWIFIIFTVSTMFAVHAAVTIVTASLATSLTGIELSVTVWCAIILVLCVIYLFRNTYALLDKAIKVLMVILAISTVIAMILAFVNIGYTPKPKAIAPEIWTVSGVAFLIALMGWMPIPIDAAAWQSIWTLERMKETKYKPQLGEVQFDFNLGYIGTAIIALCFLTLGAMVMYGSGEEYAASAAGFSNQLIELYTSALGDWAFVLIAACAFTTMFSTTLTVTDTYPRVVNEFVSVLKKDDNQSTEIRYRYLLIGVSAGSLLLLIFLGDQFRFSDRSRHNHVISHSAGISIYESQTHSST, from the coding sequence ATGAGTAAATCTACTCTTCAGGGAATTAAAAACAGTTTGGGCCCCGGGTTAATTATGGCTGCCGCTGCAATAGGTGTTTCACATCTTGTTCAGTCAACCCGTGCCGGCGCCGAATATGGTTTTGCTCTTGTATGGGCGGTACTTTTAGCAAATATTTTTAAATATCCGTTTCTGGAGTTTGGCCCGCGGTACGCTCTTGCCACACGCAAAAATTTGATCCGGGGATATGCCAAAATGAGCTCCCTGGCACTATGGATTTTCATCATCTTTACAGTTTCAACAATGTTTGCGGTTCATGCGGCAGTTACAATTGTAACAGCAAGCCTGGCAACCAGCCTCACCGGAATTGAACTATCCGTTACGGTATGGTGTGCCATCATTCTCGTTTTGTGCGTCATTTATCTATTTCGAAACACATATGCATTATTAGATAAGGCCATTAAAGTATTGATGGTAATTTTGGCCATTTCAACAGTAATTGCCATGATTTTGGCGTTTGTAAACATCGGTTACACACCAAAACCTAAAGCTATTGCACCCGAGATCTGGACCGTATCCGGGGTTGCTTTTTTGATTGCCCTGATGGGCTGGATGCCCATTCCTATTGATGCCGCAGCCTGGCAATCAATCTGGACACTGGAGCGAATGAAGGAAACCAAGTACAAACCACAACTCGGCGAAGTGCAGTTCGACTTTAATCTCGGTTACATCGGCACGGCCATTATCGCACTCTGTTTTTTAACACTTGGCGCAATGGTTATGTACGGTTCAGGAGAGGAATACGCTGCCAGCGCAGCCGGATTCTCAAATCAACTGATTGAACTTTACACCTCGGCACTGGGCGATTGGGCTTTTGTACTGATTGCCGCCTGTGCCTTCACAACCATGTTTAGTACAACACTTACGGTAACAGATACATACCCGCGCGTAGTTAATGAATTTGTGTCGGTCTTAAAAAAGGACGACAATCAATCAACAGAAATCCGTTACCGGTATCTTCTTATCGGGGTTAGTGCCGGCTCGCTTTTGCTATTGATTTTTCTTGGGGATCAATTTCGGTTTTCTGATCGATCTCGCCACAACCATGTCATTTCTCACAGCGCCGGTATTAGCATTTATGAATCACAAACTCATTCATCAACCTGA
- a CDS encoding sulfotransferase domain-containing protein: MLVKENRKHILVTGTHRSGTTWVGRTLSKTKNVELVYEPFNPETTRYNFEYKFDHWFEHVPTSQNYREIKREFDRYIPNTAFQYPAKICRESGYNWKTPLIYLKYLLLSGNRPRYLLKDPIALLSAGWLYERYQLKVICMIRNPLAFAGSLKKQGWDFDFKNFLNQEKLINTRLEPFKKEIEKTDAEGDFIDRISLLWNVLNFVILDYRETYPEWLFMKHEKLAQDPIENFRKMFTYLDLEFSEEIEQYIREFTSKQNPAEAESNDYQPRDSKQTIHTWKNRLTDDEAKRVKEKTAKIYRKLYTAEES; encoded by the coding sequence GTGCTGGTAAAGGAAAATCGGAAACATATTCTGGTAACGGGAACTCATCGCTCGGGTACAACATGGGTAGGGCGGACACTTTCCAAGACAAAAAATGTAGAGTTGGTTTATGAACCCTTCAACCCGGAAACAACACGGTACAATTTTGAATACAAATTCGATCACTGGTTTGAGCACGTTCCCACTTCACAGAATTACAGGGAAATTAAAAGAGAGTTCGATCGGTATATACCCAATACCGCATTCCAATATCCGGCAAAAATTTGCAGGGAATCGGGGTATAACTGGAAAACCCCGCTTATCTATCTAAAATATCTTCTGTTGAGTGGAAATCGTCCCCGCTATTTGTTGAAAGACCCGATTGCGCTTTTATCGGCGGGATGGTTATATGAGCGGTACCAGCTAAAAGTGATCTGCATGATTCGAAATCCCCTTGCATTTGCAGGAAGCTTAAAAAAACAGGGGTGGGATTTTGACTTCAAAAATTTTCTCAACCAGGAAAAACTGATCAATACCCGTTTGGAACCATTCAAGAAAGAGATCGAGAAAACGGATGCAGAAGGCGATTTCATTGACCGGATCAGTCTGTTATGGAATGTGCTGAACTTTGTGATTTTGGATTACCGGGAAACATATCCCGAGTGGCTTTTCATGAAGCATGAAAAACTTGCTCAAGATCCGATTGAAAACTTCCGAAAAATGTTCACCTACCTGGACCTGGAATTCAGCGAAGAAATTGAACAGTATATAAGGGAGTTTACATCGAAGCAGAATCCTGCAGAAGCTGAATCGAACGATTATCAGCCCAGAGATTCGAAGCAAACGATTCATACATGGAAAAACCGGCTGACAGATGATGAAGCTAAGCGGGTAAAAGAAAAAACTGCAAAAATCTATCGCAAACTTTATACAGCCGAAGAGAGTTAA
- a CDS encoding DEAD/DEAH box helicase, producing the protein MSFNQFRLSSDILKGLNDVKLESPSSLQKKIFKAVQEKKDLVINTTKEESPEVGYLISLLNEIAKSERRQGTRAIVVTADKERAKTLDEWIWAIGYHASIESACITDDGDPDEQLDALMKGPVVVVATPERLTNVLEKGRMIFREVQQLIIDQAELIDDWDSIEAISNRVIGNCQRIFTAAKDSKELREAEKQMLNDPELVTLAKKKSSAPKAASNGQEEPKITKDLTQYYINVPPRSKISTLMAHLDKHKPDSDSAVIFTASRKTADRLYKILRKSNKRAVSIHDKTDKDTFNERFGRFKSGNVQHLIVGQMSAGDIPIEHTSQVINYDVPEDVNEYKLRAELIGDGKATRIISLVSKQDRSDIKTICKSLGYAPEEVPLPKSVKDKLSSRGKSKSKNKRGGHGKGRGGSKKKKKRSARKLHELPKPTFDQLEGGRTGKKKKKKEKKGFIGFLKNLFD; encoded by the coding sequence TTGTCGTTTAATCAATTTCGACTGAGTTCTGATATCTTGAAGGGGTTGAATGATGTAAAACTTGAAAGCCCCTCATCTTTACAAAAGAAAATATTCAAAGCAGTACAAGAGAAGAAAGATCTTGTCATAAATACAACAAAAGAGGAGAGCCCGGAGGTAGGCTATCTGATTTCCTTATTAAATGAGATAGCGAAATCAGAACGCAGGCAGGGTACTCGTGCTATTGTTGTAACAGCCGATAAAGAACGGGCCAAAACGCTTGATGAATGGATCTGGGCGATCGGTTATCATGCATCTATAGAGAGTGCATGTATAACAGATGATGGTGACCCTGATGAGCAGCTCGATGCTTTGATGAAGGGGCCTGTTGTGGTTGTTGCCACACCGGAGCGCCTTACCAATGTTCTTGAAAAGGGACGCATGATTTTTCGTGAAGTTCAGCAGTTAATCATTGACCAGGCCGAATTAATTGACGATTGGGATTCAATTGAAGCAATCTCAAACCGCGTTATTGGGAACTGCCAGCGAATCTTCACTGCAGCTAAAGACAGCAAAGAACTGCGCGAAGCTGAAAAGCAGATGCTCAATGATCCTGAACTGGTAACACTTGCCAAGAAAAAGTCATCTGCGCCGAAGGCAGCTTCAAACGGGCAAGAAGAACCAAAAATTACAAAAGATCTTACGCAGTACTACATCAATGTTCCACCGCGATCTAAGATCTCTACACTGATGGCTCACCTCGATAAACACAAGCCTGATTCTGACTCGGCCGTAATTTTTACAGCTTCACGTAAAACGGCAGACAGGCTCTACAAAATTCTTCGAAAGAGTAATAAGCGGGCTGTCAGTATCCACGACAAGACCGATAAAGATACATTTAATGAGCGGTTTGGACGATTTAAATCCGGAAATGTTCAGCATTTGATTGTTGGGCAGATGTCTGCCGGTGACATTCCGATCGAACACACTTCACAGGTAATCAATTATGATGTACCGGAAGATGTAAACGAATACAAATTACGAGCCGAGCTTATAGGAGATGGAAAAGCAACGAGAATCATCAGTCTTGTATCCAAACAAGATCGGAGTGATATTAAAACGATTTGCAAATCACTTGGATATGCACCCGAGGAAGTACCTTTACCAAAAAGTGTAAAGGACAAACTTTCGTCTCGCGGAAAATCGAAATCCAAAAACAAACGGGGCGGACATGGAAAAGGTCGCGGAGGATCAAAAAAGAAAAAGAAACGATCGGCACGAAAACTCCACGAACTGCCCAAGCCCACGTTCGATCAGCTTGAGGGCGGGCGAACCGGTAAGAAGAAGAAAAAGAAAGAGAAGAAGGGGTTTATCGGATTTCTGAAGAACCTGTTTGATTAG
- the dnaN gene encoding DNA polymerase III subunit beta produces the protein MKFNVSSNDLNEGLSAVIGAVPTKATLPILETILFESEDGRLKLTATDLEISIIEYIDADIEEDGSVAIPAKRLQETLRQLPNIPVFFEVDEDHNVEFKTDKGKYKLVGEEADEFPEIPNMDGGTNLSTETKLLQNAIGKTMFAVSTDDLRPAMMGVFFDIGEEETKFVATDGHRLVKYVNRNFTSDTPLSFIVPDKALNLISKALDDSTTDLTISDDHAQFKSGSTIVITRLINEQYPNYESVIPRDNDKNLLIDKNQMLATVRRVSVFSSSTTRQIRLQLHNDKITIRAEDLDMSSEAKETISCDYSFDEMEIGFNAKYLGDVLSNVDGDEAKFELSTPNRAGIVKPAEEEEGEQMLMLVMPVMLNSYA, from the coding sequence ATGAAATTTAATGTATCAAGTAACGATCTGAATGAGGGACTCTCAGCAGTAATCGGAGCGGTTCCGACAAAAGCTACTCTCCCAATCCTCGAAACTATTTTGTTTGAAAGTGAAGATGGCCGATTGAAATTAACGGCTACCGATCTTGAGATCTCAATTATTGAATATATTGATGCAGATATTGAAGAGGATGGATCAGTTGCGATTCCGGCAAAGCGATTGCAGGAAACATTGCGTCAGCTTCCAAATATCCCGGTATTTTTTGAGGTAGATGAAGACCATAACGTTGAGTTTAAAACGGATAAAGGAAAATATAAATTGGTTGGAGAAGAGGCCGATGAATTTCCTGAAATTCCAAATATGGACGGTGGTACGAATCTTTCCACAGAGACTAAGCTTCTGCAAAATGCAATTGGAAAAACAATGTTTGCCGTTTCTACGGATGATCTCCGCCCCGCGATGATGGGAGTATTTTTTGATATCGGGGAAGAGGAAACAAAATTTGTGGCTACAGACGGCCATCGGCTGGTAAAATATGTGAACAGGAATTTTACTTCAGATACACCACTCTCTTTTATTGTACCGGATAAAGCATTGAATCTCATCTCAAAAGCGCTGGATGATAGTACAACGGATCTGACAATCTCCGATGATCATGCACAATTTAAGAGCGGTAGCACGATTGTTATTACAAGATTAATTAATGAGCAGTATCCCAATTACGAATCAGTCATTCCGAGAGATAATGACAAGAACTTGCTAATCGATAAAAACCAGATGCTGGCTACGGTTCGAAGGGTATCGGTTTTCTCAAGCAGCACTACGCGTCAGATCAGGCTTCAGCTACATAATGATAAAATTACTATTCGCGCAGAAGACCTGGATATGAGCAGCGAAGCGAAAGAAACAATTTCGTGTGATTATAGTTTTGATGAGATGGAAATTGGATTTAACGCAAAATACCTGGGTGACGTGCTGAGCAACGTTGACGGTGATGAAGCCAAATTTGAACTCTCTACTCCCAACCGCGCGGGTATTGTAAAACCGGCCGAGGAAGAAGAGGGCGAACAGATGCTGATGCTCGTGATGCCGGTGATGCTTAACAGCTACGCATAA
- a CDS encoding mechanosensitive ion channel, translating into MNEETTQSIQDILSNIYLDFGNLIESVFIILVLIAIRFIVIRIVRRQTDDDSIRYKWRKNLTYFLSFLGFLLIGRIWFQGMASVATFLGLLSAGLAIALRDPVTDMAGWLFLIWRKPFVVGDRIEIGDRKGDVIDIRFFKFTILEIGNWTKSDQSTGRVIHIPNHYILQNSVANYTSDFNFIWNEIEIVVTFESNWRKAKEILTEIVNSHSEDYVADAEQQIRRAKKSYLIQYKNLTPIVYTEVVEVGVKLTIRHLSHARRRRGLNQLIWEDILDKLLAEPDIDFAYNTLRIYQNQIEGKPDLQPKSSSTSESAE; encoded by the coding sequence ATGAACGAGGAAACAACTCAATCCATTCAAGACATTTTATCGAATATCTATCTGGATTTCGGCAATCTCATTGAGTCAGTATTCATTATTCTGGTTTTGATAGCCATTCGGTTTATTGTTATTCGAATTGTGCGTCGGCAAACTGACGACGATTCAATTCGATATAAGTGGCGCAAGAATTTAACCTACTTCTTAAGTTTTCTTGGGTTTCTGCTGATCGGCCGGATCTGGTTCCAGGGGATGGCTTCTGTAGCCACGTTTTTGGGATTGCTCTCAGCAGGTTTGGCCATTGCCCTGCGAGACCCGGTAACAGATATGGCGGGATGGCTCTTTTTGATTTGGCGAAAACCATTTGTGGTGGGAGATCGGATCGAAATTGGCGACCGTAAAGGAGACGTGATTGATATTCGATTCTTCAAATTTACGATCCTGGAAATTGGGAATTGGACCAAATCCGATCAAAGTACCGGCCGTGTAATTCATATTCCAAATCATTACATACTGCAAAATTCTGTAGCCAACTACACCAGCGATTTCAATTTTATTTGGAATGAAATTGAGATTGTAGTGACATTTGAAAGCAACTGGAGAAAAGCGAAAGAGATACTCACTGAGATTGTAAACAGCCACTCTGAAGACTATGTAGCTGATGCCGAGCAGCAGATTCGACGAGCCAAAAAATCATACTTGATACAGTACAAAAACCTGACTCCGATCGTCTATACCGAGGTTGTGGAAGTAGGGGTGAAACTCACAATTCGCCATCTGTCGCATGCAAGAAGACGCCGCGGACTCAACCAACTGATTTGGGAGGATATTCTGGACAAGCTATTGGCTGAGCCGGATATTGATTTTGCATATAATACACTGCGTATCTATCAAAACCAGATTGAGGGTAAGCCGGATCTTCAGCCTAAATCTTCATCTACTTCGGAATCGGCTGAATGA